From Rickettsia endosymbiont of Ceutorhynchus obstrictus, a single genomic window includes:
- a CDS encoding IS256 family transposase, whose product MAKKLEQETAKTNINNELVEELLSQANPSELFGKDGLFQQLKKRLVERILESELNHELGYSRHSKVAKIDSNRRNGTTEKTIIDESGQKIVIDVPRDRDSEFEPQLIPKGVRRFSGFDDTVISLYARGMTMSEIQAHLEEIYHTEVSKELISTITDGVMEDVIRWQARALDRIYPIVYLDCIMVKARDNNMVINKAVYLAIAVNTEGKKELLGIWISKNEGAKFWMQVVTELKNRGIEQIYVACIDGLKGFRDAINSIFPNTIVQLCIVHMVRNSVKYVSYKDLKEVTADLKQIYTANNESMANLALEEFAKKWDSKYPVISDIWKRNWTGIVPFFAFPEEIRRVIYTTNTIESVNRQIRKIIKNKGVFPDDKSITKIVFLALKNAAKKWTMPIREWSLALNQFEILCGDFKYELLENEF is encoded by the coding sequence ATGGCTAAAAAATTAGAACAAGAGACAGCAAAAACAAATATAAATAATGAACTAGTAGAAGAGCTATTATCGCAAGCTAATCCTTCTGAGCTATTTGGTAAAGATGGACTGTTTCAGCAACTAAAGAAGCGTCTAGTAGAAAGAATATTGGAAAGTGAACTAAATCATGAATTAGGTTATTCTAGGCATAGCAAAGTAGCGAAGATAGATAGCAATCGTAGGAATGGTACAACAGAAAAAACAATAATAGACGAGAGCGGTCAAAAAATAGTAATTGATGTACCACGTGATAGAGATAGTGAGTTTGAACCGCAACTAATCCCTAAAGGAGTTAGAAGATTTTCCGGATTTGACGATACGGTTATTTCCCTCTACGCTCGAGGTATGACCATGAGTGAGATACAAGCACATTTAGAAGAAATCTACCATACAGAAGTTTCCAAGGAGCTTATCTCTACCATTACCGATGGAGTAATGGAAGATGTAATAAGATGGCAAGCTCGAGCATTAGATAGGATATATCCGATTGTTTATTTAGACTGTATAATGGTAAAAGCAAGAGATAATAATATGGTTATAAATAAAGCTGTTTACCTTGCTATTGCAGTTAATACAGAAGGTAAGAAAGAGTTACTTGGTATTTGGATTAGCAAAAATGAAGGTGCAAAATTTTGGATGCAAGTTGTAACCGAGCTAAAAAATCGTGGTATAGAACAAATTTATGTAGCATGTATTGATGGGCTTAAAGGCTTTAGAGATGCCATAAACAGTATCTTTCCAAATACTATAGTACAGCTTTGTATCGTGCATATGGTTCGTAATTCTGTAAAATATGTTTCTTATAAAGATCTTAAAGAAGTAACGGCTGACTTAAAACAAATCTATACAGCAAATAATGAGAGCATGGCAAATTTAGCATTAGAAGAGTTTGCTAAAAAATGGGATAGCAAATATCCGGTTATTTCTGATATATGGAAACGTAATTGGACTGGAATAGTGCCTTTTTTTGCCTTTCCGGAAGAAATTAGAAGGGTCATCTATACTACTAATACGATTGAATCGGTAAATCGTCAAATCCGTAAAATTATCAAAAATAAGGGAGTTTTTCCAGATGATAAATCTATTACAAAAATCGTCTTTCTGGCTCTAAAAAATGCTGCAAAAAAATGGACCATGCCCATTAGAGAATGGTCCCTTGCTTTAAATCAATTTGAGATACTTTGCGGAGATTTTAAATATGAATTATTAGAAAATGAATTTTAG